One genomic window of Thermoplasmata archaeon includes the following:
- a CDS encoding NAD(P)-binding domain-containing protein has protein sequence GLDSVALGESQVAEQVRRAVEQRPRSWRTGPLTDLFIQAARNASRLRRLAGIDARPASASHAAARYVREVVRIPRPRVTLLGSGKMGRLAAGALPNDATIVVINRDHEKARAIAERLGGRPARLPELREVLPQTDVLITATSAKHRILGPRVLAPACASRDRPLWIIDLGVPRNVDPSAARLEGVRIVTVDDLAPWAGRPPDPAARARVERVVRAEAEAFLGSLRPGVADRVAALRRAAERVRQSEVRLALARMPDATEDEREILEKTSNRLVNRLLHAPTELVRRLQAEGRDDLIGELFDRESLPGRRR, from the coding sequence CGGGCTTGGACTCCGTCGCCCTCGGGGAAAGTCAAGTCGCCGAGCAAGTTCGTCGAGCCGTCGAACAGCGACCGCGTTCGTGGCGGACGGGCCCGCTGACGGACCTCTTCATCCAAGCCGCCCGAAATGCTTCGCGGTTGCGTCGTCTGGCAGGCATTGACGCTCGACCCGCCTCGGCGAGCCACGCTGCGGCCCGCTACGTACGAGAGGTCGTCCGCATCCCCCGTCCCCGCGTGACGTTACTCGGCAGCGGGAAGATGGGCCGCCTCGCGGCGGGTGCACTCCCAAACGACGCGACGATCGTCGTCATCAACCGAGACCACGAAAAGGCGCGGGCTATCGCCGAGCGCCTCGGCGGTCGGCCCGCGCGGCTCCCTGAGCTTCGGGAGGTGCTCCCGCAAACGGACGTCCTGATCACCGCGACGTCCGCCAAGCATCGCATCCTAGGGCCGCGAGTCCTCGCCCCGGCGTGCGCGTCGAGAGACCGGCCCCTCTGGATCATCGACCTGGGCGTGCCGCGGAATGTCGATCCGTCCGCCGCGCGGCTTGAAGGGGTTCGAATCGTGACGGTTGACGACCTCGCACCGTGGGCGGGCCGTCCGCCGGATCCTGCCGCCCGCGCCCGCGTGGAACGAGTCGTGCGTGCCGAGGCGGAGGCGTTCCTGGGGTCGCTGCGACCTGGGGTCGCGGACCGCGTCGCGGCGCTGCGCCGAGCCGCCGAACGCGTTCGACAGTCCGAGGTCCGCCTCGCGCTTGCGCGGATGCCGGATGCGACCGAGGACGAACGCGAGATCCTCGAGAAGACGTCAAATCGCCTCGTGAACCGGCTCCTCCATGCCCCCACGGAACTCGTGCGGCGACTCCAGGCAGAGGGCCGCGACGACCTGATCGGGGAGCTGTTCGACCGGGAATCGCTCCCGGGGAGGCGCCGATGA